From one Peptoniphilaceae bacterium AMB_02 genomic stretch:
- the mcrC gene encoding 5-methylcytosine-specific restriction endonuclease system specificity protein McrC: MNKNKHILIKNIYYMLAYAFKVLNQKNFEEIEIEEFEQIHNLFAAILYKGISAQLKQGLYREYISRTENLKTLRGKLDIYGSLQNNIQKKHSLVCEFDEFSENNIFNQILKTTSLLLIRENRVSKENREALKSVMIFFGEVDELEVDKIMWNKLIFHKSNQNYKMLLNICNYVISGLILSTQKGKHKMANFLDEQRMYALFESFVREYYKKHHSGLSVSSPQIPWDIEEGIESFLPVMQTDIVLKSKNKKLIIDTKYYSKSWQTHSQYNKSTLRSNNLYQIFTYVKNEDINNLGDISGLLLYAKTDEEISPNSEYVIGGNKIYIRTLDLNREFSYIAKQLDDIVDEWKSYACIS, translated from the coding sequence ATGAACAAAAATAAACATATTCTAATTAAGAATATCTACTATATGTTGGCATATGCTTTTAAGGTACTGAATCAAAAGAATTTTGAAGAAATAGAAATTGAAGAATTTGAACAAATCCATAATTTATTTGCGGCTATTTTATATAAAGGAATCTCTGCTCAACTTAAACAAGGACTATATAGGGAATATATATCAAGAACTGAAAATCTCAAGACATTACGAGGTAAGCTTGATATCTATGGATCCTTACAAAACAATATACAGAAAAAACATTCCTTGGTTTGTGAATTTGATGAATTCTCAGAAAACAATATTTTTAATCAGATACTAAAAACTACTTCTCTACTATTAATTAGAGAAAATAGAGTGAGTAAAGAGAATAGGGAAGCACTAAAAAGTGTTATGATATTTTTCGGAGAAGTAGATGAACTTGAAGTAGATAAGATTATGTGGAATAAATTAATATTTCACAAAAGTAATCAAAACTACAAGATGCTGCTTAATATTTGCAATTATGTAATCAGTGGGCTGATTTTATCTACTCAAAAAGGCAAACATAAGATGGCGAATTTCTTAGATGAGCAAAGAATGTATGCACTGTTTGAGAGTTTTGTAAGAGAGTATTATAAGAAACATCATAGTGGACTATCTGTCTCATCTCCTCAGATACCTTGGGATATTGAAGAGGGTATAGAAAGCTTCTTACCGGTAATGCAAACGGATATAGTTCTAAAAAGTAAGAATAAAAAGCTTATAATAGACACAAAATATTACTCGAAGAGTTGGCAAACACATAGCCAGTACAATAAGAGCACACTCAGATCGAATAATCTTTATCAAATATTTACTTATGTAAAAAATGAAGATATAAATAATTTAGGTGATATCTCAGGACTATTACTATATGCTAAGACAGATGAAGAAATATCTCCAAATAGTGAATATGTAATAGGAGGCAATAAAATATACATTAGAACCTTAGATTTAAATCGTGAATTTAGTTATATTGCCAAACAGCTTGACGACATAGTCGATGAATGGAAAAGTTATGCATGCATATCCTAA
- a CDS encoding AAA family ATPase — protein sequence MYNETKFKQVLTEYKKVFPTPDWKVEVYKWEAVQHFQEHWDIETSDFYQMVKESLSMTDNLLTSYNRFPIGVLLGLIEAAESDVREMFLILYDESLPLETRIGNFMITANDLNEKFGEPGKNHYQDINAISTYLWLKYPDKYYIYKYSEYLRLAEIIESSFTPKRNGKVDNVLEGYKLYNQISLALKQDEELQEMVKTFLSDKSYPDPESKTLAIDFGYFTSREYKDVKANDENNTLEGWFPEHYHPGISSEKWEELLHNERIFNNQSLRIMKRMLDIGGSATCKQLSEKYGGHINLYNSGSSSLAMRIARETGCPVMERDTENSKWWPILYLGRYTKNKDDGIYKWRLRPELKKALEKFDFTEIKLYELEEVDVIKYTKQDFLKDVYLEEDKYIELVNLLDEKKNIILQGAPGVGKTFMAKRLVYSILGEKDDDKIEVVQFHQNYSYEDFVMGYKPIDDGFKLEDGIFYKFCKKANENPGSKYFFIIDEINRGNLSKIFGELLMLIEADKRGEKLTLAYSKESFSVPENLYIIGMMNTADRSLAMIDYALRRRFSFFEMEPAFKSIGFKEYQKTLNHDSFDRLISKVEDLNNAIEKDSSLGRGFCIGHSYFCGRTVSDDDWIRLVINYDLLPMLKEYFFDDENNYVKWKNELLGILDEQK from the coding sequence ATGTATAACGAAACTAAATTCAAACAAGTTTTAACTGAGTACAAAAAAGTTTTTCCAACACCAGATTGGAAGGTGGAAGTATATAAATGGGAAGCTGTACAGCATTTTCAAGAACATTGGGATATAGAAACGTCTGATTTTTACCAGATGGTAAAGGAATCATTAAGTATGACAGACAATTTGTTGACATCATATAATAGATTTCCAATAGGGGTACTTTTAGGATTAATTGAAGCTGCAGAAAGTGATGTTAGAGAAATGTTTTTAATTCTCTACGATGAAAGTTTACCGCTAGAAACTAGGATTGGTAATTTTATGATTACAGCAAATGATCTTAATGAAAAGTTTGGAGAACCTGGTAAAAACCATTATCAAGATATAAATGCTATAAGTACATATTTATGGCTCAAGTATCCTGATAAATACTATATATATAAATATTCAGAGTATTTAAGACTTGCAGAAATAATCGAAAGCTCATTTACACCAAAAAGAAATGGGAAAGTTGATAATGTATTAGAAGGATATAAACTTTATAATCAGATTTCATTGGCTTTAAAGCAAGATGAAGAGCTACAGGAGATGGTTAAAACTTTCTTGTCTGATAAGTCCTATCCTGATCCCGAGTCAAAAACTTTGGCGATAGATTTCGGTTATTTTACAAGTAGAGAATATAAAGACGTGAAGGCAAATGACGAAAACAATACTCTTGAAGGTTGGTTTCCTGAACATTATCATCCTGGAATATCTTCAGAAAAATGGGAAGAATTACTTCATAATGAAAGAATTTTCAATAATCAAAGTTTACGTATTATGAAACGAATGCTTGATATAGGAGGTTCAGCTACCTGTAAACAGCTTTCGGAAAAATATGGTGGACATATAAATCTATACAATTCAGGATCGAGTTCTTTAGCGATGAGAATAGCAAGAGAAACTGGTTGTCCGGTAATGGAAAGAGATACAGAAAATTCCAAATGGTGGCCAATTCTATACCTAGGCAGATATACAAAAAATAAGGATGATGGAATATATAAATGGAGACTTCGCCCTGAACTTAAAAAAGCTTTAGAAAAATTTGATTTCACAGAGATAAAATTATATGAATTAGAAGAAGTGGATGTCATAAAATACACAAAACAAGACTTTTTAAAGGATGTATATCTTGAAGAAGACAAATACATCGAGCTTGTAAATTTACTGGATGAAAAAAAGAATATAATACTTCAAGGCGCTCCAGGAGTTGGCAAGACTTTTATGGCTAAAAGGCTTGTATACTCTATTTTAGGAGAAAAAGATGATGACAAGATAGAAGTGGTTCAGTTTCATCAAAATTATTCTTATGAAGATTTTGTTATGGGATATAAGCCTATCGATGATGGATTTAAGCTTGAAGATGGTATTTTTTATAAATTCTGCAAAAAAGCGAATGAGAATCCGGGAAGCAAATACTTTTTTATCATTGATGAGATTAATAGGGGGAATCTAAGCAAGATATTTGGAGAGTTATTGATGTTAATTGAAGCTGATAAAAGAGGAGAGAAATTGACTTTAGCATATAGTAAAGAGTCTTTTAGTGTGCCTGAAAATCTCTATATCATCGGAATGATGAATACAGCGGACAGAAGTTTGGCAATGATAGATTATGCTCTTAGGAGAAGATTCAGCTTTTTTGAAATGGAACCGGCTTTTAAGTCAATCGGATTTAAAGAATATCAGAAAACGCTAAATCACGACAGCTTTGATAGGCTGATAAGTAAAGTTGAAGATCTTAATAATGCGATAGAAAAAGACAGTTCACTTGGAAGAGGATTTTGTATAGGGCATAGCTACTTTTGCGGTAGGACGGTATCTGATGATGATTGGATCAGACTTGTTATTAATTATGATTTATTACCTATGCTAAAAGAGTACTTTTTTGATGACGAAAACAACTATGTAAAGTGGAAAAATGAATTATTAGGGATACTAGATGAACAAAAATAA
- a CDS encoding OsmC family protein has protein sequence MAKEVFKAVVEPREGLTMACKVREFEMLLDEPVELGGNNKAMNPVEALLSSLGACKAIVMRCFAPAHNINLVDFKIELEGDLDPDGFLGKNPEAKIGFSEVRTHITIDAENTQEEIEAFIEFVEKTCPVQDTLVNAANYKIIIN, from the coding sequence ATGGCAAAAGAAGTTTTTAAAGCAGTGGTTGAACCTAGAGAAGGACTTACAATGGCTTGTAAGGTTAGAGAGTTTGAGATGTTGCTTGATGAACCTGTTGAGCTTGGAGGAAATAATAAGGCTATGAACCCTGTAGAAGCTCTACTTTCTTCTCTTGGAGCTTGTAAGGCTATCGTTATGAGATGTTTTGCACCTGCTCACAATATTAATCTGGTTGATTTCAAAATTGAGCTTGAAGGAGATTTAGATCCCGATGGATTCCTTGGTAAAAATCCGGAAGCAAAGATTGGTTTCTCTGAAGTTCGTACACATATAACTATAGATGCTGAGAATACTCAAGAAGAAATAGAAGCTTTTATAGAATTTGTTGAAAAGACATGTCCGGTTCAAGACACATTGGTAAACGCTGCTAATTACAAGATTATAATTAACTAA
- the iadA gene encoding beta-aspartyl-peptidase — translation MIKIIKGGNLYTPEPIGKSDILIGGGKILRISKDIPKIEDAEIIDASGKIIIPGLIDQHVHITGGGGEGGFNTRVPEAQLSSFIKAGITTVVGLLGTDSTTRSVENLVAKAKALNIEGITAYALTGAYEYPSPTITGSVKRDITFIEEIIGVKIATNDHRDSAISVRELARLGTEARVAGMLSGKSGHVTVHMGSGKYNMSEINEAIKLSNLPVTVFRPTHINRKRSLCLETLEFAKNGGFIDITCGIPSEISISDILDIAKEENIPLKNITVSSDGYGSWSSYDDAGNLVKIGVTPIDTLLAEIKELVSLGHSMKDVISLFTSNVADALKISKQKGRLNDGLDADLLILNEDLSLYGVIAKGEVLMEGEKILKLGTYENVVL, via the coding sequence ATGATTAAAATAATTAAAGGTGGAAATCTCTACACACCCGAGCCTATCGGTAAATCAGATATCCTAATCGGTGGAGGGAAGATACTAAGGATCAGTAAAGATATCCCTAAAATAGAAGATGCCGAAATTATAGATGCTTCCGGGAAAATAATAATTCCGGGACTGATCGATCAGCACGTTCATATTACCGGTGGTGGAGGAGAAGGTGGATTTAATACAAGGGTTCCTGAAGCGCAGCTTAGTTCATTTATAAAAGCAGGAATTACTACAGTTGTTGGTCTGCTAGGGACTGACTCCACTACAAGATCTGTTGAGAATCTAGTTGCAAAAGCAAAGGCTTTAAACATAGAAGGAATAACGGCATATGCATTAACCGGAGCTTATGAGTATCCTTCACCTACTATAACCGGTTCTGTTAAGAGAGATATAACATTTATTGAAGAGATAATTGGCGTAAAAATTGCGACCAATGACCATAGAGATTCTGCAATATCGGTACGTGAACTTGCAAGGCTTGGAACTGAAGCAAGGGTTGCAGGTATGTTATCCGGTAAATCAGGACATGTTACAGTCCATATGGGTAGCGGAAAATATAATATGAGTGAGATAAACGAGGCAATAAAACTATCCAATCTTCCCGTGACTGTATTTAGACCTACTCATATCAATAGAAAGAGAAGTCTTTGTCTTGAAACTCTTGAGTTTGCAAAAAATGGTGGCTTTATTGATATAACCTGTGGTATACCTTCAGAAATATCGATATCTGATATTTTAGATATTGCCAAGGAAGAGAATATTCCCCTCAAAAATATAACTGTAAGCTCTGACGGATATGGATCTTGGTCAAGTTATGACGATGCAGGTAATCTAGTAAAAATAGGTGTCACACCGATAGATACCCTCTTGGCAGAAATCAAGGAACTAGTAAGTTTAGGCCATAGTATGAAAGATGTAATTTCGCTCTTTACTTCAAATGTAGCAGATGCCCTAAAAATCTCGAAGCAAAAAGGACGATTAAATGATGGTCTTGATGCAGACCTATTAATCCTGAATGAAGATTTGTCGCTATATGGTGTTATTGCTAAAGGTGAAGTTTTAATGGAAGGGGAAAAAATACTAAAATTAGGCACATATGAAAATGTAGTTTTATAA
- a CDS encoding M28 family peptidase — translation MIDHDINKSELTYYLNNIVKYDRLSGGKGELNALEFIQEELNKCGISNTLYKYPAYLSNPVYGKLYILEDSSKTEIEAKTRSFSKNTFGKEIKGELIYIDEGSLIDSIIEYNLKKTDLKKDLENKIVISESLNPISVLEVQNRGAIGFIQYWNGNENEIHEGIYNPIWGAPGYEDIDYYPRIPIIAINGKYGKKIVEKLSYERIDVSMCTVLEEGIQLIPILEANIEPKNDNDGKFILIGNHIDSWHYGATDNGTGNALALYLAKYYKSIISKFNIGVKIAWWSGHSNGRYAGSSAYAADKFEELLEGCIAYVNIDMPGLRGANDYTNISSGPSLIELSKQKIFEVTNQIGFYSGTVRGWDQSFQNIGITPYFIWGSTLEKNHPDTTNDTFMSWWWHTEKDLLKYSDMDVLEKDTILYISAINDLLLYGLNAFNIEELFKLIYDTLNEYNKEYFYIKNLDSLIDKVEETWGLFTSLEDTLNQDEKLNLIKLLNRIYYVSREIYLQDYALQEKPIPRLSEIFRIYESSNKIEYRFILDKHLTSEKNRVLNILIEVMRLLKSRTKEKL, via the coding sequence TTATCTGGAGGGAAAGGGGAACTAAATGCTCTAGAGTTTATTCAAGAAGAACTAAATAAGTGTGGTATATCAAATACTTTATATAAATATCCTGCTTATTTAAGCAATCCAGTTTATGGGAAGTTGTATATTTTAGAAGATTCAAGTAAAACAGAAATAGAAGCTAAGACAAGGAGTTTTTCAAAGAATACCTTTGGCAAAGAAATCAAAGGAGAACTAATCTATATTGATGAGGGAAGTTTAATAGATTCTATTATTGAATACAATCTTAAAAAAACAGACTTAAAAAAAGATTTAGAAAACAAAATAGTAATCAGTGAGTCTTTAAATCCCATATCGGTTCTTGAAGTCCAGAACAGGGGAGCAATAGGATTTATTCAGTACTGGAACGGTAATGAAAACGAAATACATGAGGGAATTTATAATCCGATTTGGGGAGCTCCAGGATACGAAGATATAGACTATTATCCAAGAATACCTATAATCGCTATTAATGGTAAATATGGTAAGAAAATTGTTGAAAAACTATCTTACGAAAGAATTGATGTATCAATGTGTACAGTTTTAGAAGAAGGCATACAATTAATACCTATTCTTGAAGCAAATATTGAACCTAAGAATGATAACGATGGTAAATTTATATTAATTGGTAATCACATCGATTCATGGCATTATGGTGCGACCGATAATGGTACTGGAAATGCACTTGCACTATACCTGGCAAAGTATTATAAAAGTATAATAAGTAAATTTAACATAGGAGTAAAGATTGCATGGTGGTCAGGTCATTCAAATGGAAGATATGCAGGTTCTTCTGCTTATGCAGCTGATAAATTCGAGGAACTTCTAGAAGGGTGCATAGCATATGTAAATATTGATATGCCAGGGTTAAGAGGAGCTAATGACTACACAAATATCAGTTCGGGGCCTAGCTTGATTGAATTATCGAAGCAGAAGATATTTGAAGTTACAAATCAAATAGGATTTTATTCAGGTACAGTTCGTGGGTGGGATCAATCCTTTCAAAATATTGGAATAACACCGTATTTTATCTGGGGATCAACATTAGAAAAAAACCACCCGGATACAACAAACGATACATTTATGAGTTGGTGGTGGCATACGGAAAAAGATTTACTAAAATATTCTGACATGGATGTATTGGAAAAGGATACAATTCTATATATTTCTGCAATTAATGACCTATTACTTTATGGATTAAACGCCTTCAATATAGAAGAATTGTTTAAATTAATATATGATACACTTAATGAATATAATAAAGAATATTTTTATATTAAAAATCTGGACTCATTAATAGATAAGGTTGAGGAAACATGGGGTTTATTTACAAGTTTAGAAGATACCTTAAACCAAGATGAAAAATTGAATCTGATTAAGCTACTTAATCGAATATATTATGTAAGTAGAGAAATTTATTTACAGGATTATGCCCTACAAGAGAAACCTATACCTCGACTTAGTGAAATATTTAGAATTTATGAATCTTCTAATAAAATAGAATATAGATTTATATTAGATAAGCATTTAACTTCTGAAAAAAATAGAGTTTTGAATATTTTGATTGAAGTGATGAGGTTATTAAAGTCGAGAACAAAGGAGAAACTATGA